The Brassica oleracea var. oleracea cultivar TO1000 chromosome C6, BOL, whole genome shotgun sequence genome includes a region encoding these proteins:
- the LOC106301107 gene encoding probable lactoylglutathione lyase, chloroplast has translation MRIISMASTIRPSLLGCVSASPRFPVVSRNLSRSTLSFSHVTQSKLLTLRRSVSCLGVAESGNASTAATEEDLLKWVKDDNRRMLHVVYRVGDLDRTIKFYTECLGMKLLRKRDIPEEKYTNAFLGYGPEDSHFVIELTYNYGVDKYDIGAGFGHFGIAVDDVAKTVELIKAKGGKVTREPGAVKGGKTVIAFIEDPDGYKFELLERGPTPEPLCQVMLRVGDLDRSIKFYEKAFGMELLRTRDNPEYKYTIAMMGYGPEDKTAVLELTYNYGVTEYDKGNAYAQIAIGTDDVYKTAEAVKLFGGKITREPGPLPGISTKITACLDPDGWKSVFVDNVDFLKELE, from the exons ATGAGGATAATCTCAATGGCCTCCACCATCCGACCTTCCTTGCTAGGCTGCGTCTCTGCATCTCCTCGCTTCCCCGTCGTCTCCAGGAATCTCTCTCGCTCCACCCTCTCTTTCTCCC ATGTTACTCAGTCAAAGCTTTTGACTTTGAGAAGAAGCGTAAGCTGCTTAGGAGTAGCTGAATCTGGAAACGCAAGCACGGCCGCTACTGAAGAGGATCTTCTCAAGTGGGTCAAAGATGACAACAGAAGAATGCTTCACGTCGTTTACCGTGTTGGCGATTTGGACCGGACTATTAA GTTCTATACGGAATGTCTTGGAATGAAGCTTCTACGCAAGCGTGATATACCGGAAGAGAAGTATACAAATGCTTTTCTTGGTTATGGTCCTGAAGATTCACATTTTGTCATTGAGCTCACTTATA ATTATGGAGTTGACAAGTATGACATTGGGGCAGGTTTTGGTCACTTTGGTATTGCTGTCGACGAT GTGGCGAAAACTGTGGAACTTATAAAAGCGAAAGGGGGCAAAGTAACAAGGGAGCCTGGTGCTGTCAAAGGTGGCAAAACTGTTATCGCATTCATTGAAGATCCTGATGGTTACAAATTTGAACTCTTGGAGAGAGGTCCTACACCAGAACCTCTTTGCCAAGTTATGCTCCGTGTTGGTGATCTTGACAGGTCCATCAAATTCTACGAGAAG GCTTTTGGAATGGAACTTCTGCGCACAAGAGACAACCCAGAGTACAAG TACACAATAGCTATGATGGGATATGGTCCAGAAGACAAAACTGCAGTCCTAGAGCTGACATATAACTATGGTGTCACTGAATATGATAAAGGGAATGCTTATGCTCAG ATTGCGATAGGGACGGATGACGTGTACAAAACCGCAGAGGCTGTAAAACTCTTTGGTGGGAAAATCACGAGGGAACCTGGTCCCTTACCAGGTATAAGCACAAAGATCACCGCATGTTTGGATCCAGATGGTTGGAAGTCG GTGTTTGTGGACAACGTTGATTTTCTCAAAGAACTGGAGTGA
- the LOC106299796 gene encoding galactose oxidase-like: protein MRASRRLLWKLSVIVFLAVYSQPSFSEVENCPADAGSSDTGNRREAAELKPPDLRADGVDTDPTPKGPEMNWPGKWELFLKNSGVSAMHAILMPKINKVQFYDATIWRISKIKLPPGVPCHVYDTKTNAIDCWAHSVLIDIETGNIRPLALSTDTWCSSGGLTINGTLVSTGGFQGGGNTARYLSTCENCGWVEYPTALAARRWYSTQATLPDGSFIVVGGRDALNYEYIYQEGVDNKKLYDSQLLRETDDPAENNLYPFVWLNTDGNLFMFANNRSILLNPKTNRVIREFPQLPGGARNYPGSASSALLPIRLDVQNPAVIPADVLICGGARQDAFYRAETKKIYEPALKDCQRISLNSKNPVWVTEAMPMPRVMSDAVLLPNGEVIIINGVRRGTSGWGNGRDPLFSPIMYAPDKPLGQRFKELAPSPIARVYHSIALALPDGKVLVGGSNTNDGYKYDVMFPTEVRLQKYSPPYLDPALANLRPTIVNTATPKQIRYGERFNIRIHLNQKDVTKENVKVTMLAPPFTTHAVSMNMRLLILGIFDIKKEVRDLHQIHAIAPPSGEVAPPGYYLLFVVYNGVPSVGEWIQIV from the exons ATGAGAGCCTCAAGAAGACTCTTATGGAAACTATCTGTCATTGTTTTCTTGGCAGTCTATTCTCAGCCATCCTTTTCGGAGGTAGAAAACTGCCCTGCCGATGCTGGTTCATCTGATACTGGGAACAGACGCGAAGCCGCCGAGCTAAAACCACCAGACCTTAGGGCTGATGGTGTCGACACCGACCCCACCCCCAAAGGTCCTGAAATGAATTGGCCCGGAAAATGGGAGTTATTCCTGAAGAACTCTGGCGTATCCGCTATGCACGCCATTCTTATGCCAAAGATCAACAAAGTCCAGTTTTATGATGCAACCATTTGGAGAATTTCAAAGATCAAGCTCCCTCCTGGTGTACCTTGCCATGTTTATGACACAAAGACAAATGCCATTGATTGTTGGGCTCACTCCGTTCTCATCGATATCGAAACCGGAAACATCAGGCCTCTCGCG CTTTCGACGGACACATGGTGTTCCTCAGGAGGCTTAACCATAAATGGGACATTGGTAAGCACAGGAGGGTTCCAAGGAGGAGGAAACACGGCGAGATACCTTTCGACCTGCGAAAACTGCGGTTGGGTGGAGTACCCAACCGCATTAGCTGCAAGGAGATGGTACTCAACACAAGCCACTCTCCCTGATGGCAGTTTCATCGTTGTTGGAGGCCGAGACGCTCTCAACTACGAGTATATCTATCAAGAAGGGGTCGACAACAAGAAACTCTATGACTCGCAGCTTCTTAGAGAAACAGATGATCCAGCAGAAAACAATCTATACCCATTTGTTTGGCTCAACACCGATGGTAACCTCTTCATGTTCGCCAACAACCGTTCCATCCTTCTTAACCCGAAAACAAATAGAGTCATCAGAGAGTTCCCTCAGCTCCCTGGCGGTGCCCGTAACTACCCTGGCTCCGCCTCCTCGGCACTTCTCCCCATCCGCCTCGACGTCCAGAACCCTGCCGTCATCCCTGCTGATGTCCTCATCTGCGGTGGCGCAAGACAAGACGCATTCTACCGCGCTGAAACCAAGAAGATCTACGAACCGGCCTTGAAAGACTGCCAGAGGATCAGCCTCAACAGTAAGAACCCTGTATGGGTCACAGAGGCGATGCCAATGCCGCGTGTCATGAGTGATGCTGTCCTCCTTCCCAACGGTGAAGTCATAATCATTAACGGCGTGAGACGTGGAACCTCGGGATGGGGTAACGGCAGAGATCCACTTTTCTCGCCGATCATGTACGCGCCAGACAAACCGTTAGGCCAACGTTTCAAAGAGCTCGCTCCTTCCCCCATCGCGCGCGTGTACCACTCCATCGCACTCGCTCTCCCCGACGGTAAAGTTCTTGTAGGTGGAAGCAACACTAACGACGGTTACAAGTACGATGTTATGTTCCCAACCGAGGTCCGCCTCCAGAAATACTCGCCGCCTTACCTTGACCCGGCGCTCGCCAATTTGAGACCAACTATTGTGAACACCGCTACACCGAAACAGATCAGGTACGGAGAGAGGTTTAACATAAGGATCCACCTCAACCAAAAAGATGTGACGAAGGAGAATGTTAAGGTTACAATGTTGGCACCACCGTTTACTACACATGCTGTGTCGATGAACATGAGGTTGCTCATTTTGGGTATCTTTGATATCAAGAAAGAGGTTCGCGACCTTCATCAGATCCATGCCATTGCTCCTCCGAGTGGAGAGGTTGCTCCTCCTGGCTATTATCTTCTCTTTGTTGTTTACAATGGTGTGCCGAGCGTTGGAGAATGGATCCAAATCGTCTAA
- the LOC106296392 gene encoding probable plastidic glucose transporter 2: protein MWGSQSSSMYKRTPSRDYSPVVDVEDNSRLLLDDDDDASKETETTNPPWICSLPHVLVATLSSFLFGYHLGVVNEPLESISSDLGFTGNTLAEGLVVSVCLGGAFIGSLFSGGAADGLGRRRAFQLSALPMILGAFVSGVSNSLAVMLLGRFLVGTGMGLGPPVAALYVTEVSPAFVRGTYGSFIQIATCLGLMAALFIGIPVHNITGWWRVCFWLSTIPAAALALGMFFCAESPQWLFKQGRIAEAEAEFERLLGGSHVKTAMAELHKLELDKTDEPDFVTLTELLYGRHSRVVFIGSTLFALQQLSGINAVFYFSSTVFKSAGVPSDMANIFVGISNLLGSLIAMVLMDKVGRKLLLLWSFIGMALAMALQVGATSSYLPHFSALCLSVGGTLVFVLTFALGAGPVPGLLLPEIFPSRIRAKALALCLSVHWVINFFVGLLFLKLLEQLGPRLLYSMFSTFCLMAVMFVKRNVIETKGKTLQEIEISLLAKP from the exons ATGTGGGGTTCGCAATCGTCTTCGATGTACAAGAGAACGCCATCGAGAGATTATTCTCCAGTGGTCGACGTCGAAGATAACTCACGTCTCTTACTGGATGATGATGACGACGCGAGCAAGGAAACGGAAACCACGAATCCTCCATGGATCTGCTCTCTCCCACACGTCCTTGTCGCTACGCTTTCTTCTTTCCTCTTCGGCTACCACTTAGG AGTTGTTAATGAACCGCTTGAAAGCATTTCTTCTGATCTTGGCTTCACTGGAAACACATTAGCTGAAG GCTTGGTGGTTAGTGTATGTCTTGGTGGCGCATTTATTGGATCTTTATTCAGCGGTGGAGCTGCCGATGGACTCGGAAGGCGGAGAGCCTTTCAGCTTTCTGCCTTGCCTATGATCTTAGGTGCTTTCGTTAG TGGAGTTAGTAATAGCTTAGCTGTCATGCTTTTGGGGAGATTCTTGGTTGGGACTGGCATGGGTCTTGGCCCACCTGTGGCAGCACTCTATGTCACAGAG GTATCACCAGCTTTTGTTAGGGGGACTTATGGAAGCTTCATACAGATAGCTACATGTCTGGGACTGATGGCGGCTCTGTTTATAGGGATTCCTGTTCATAACATAACTGGTTG GTGGCGTGTCTGTTTCTGGTTATCAACCATTCCTGCTGCGGCACTTGCTTTAGGGATGTTCTTCTGTGCCGAGTCTCCCCAGTGGCTATTTAAG CAAGGGAGGATAGCTGAAGCAGAAGCTGAGTTTGAGAGGCTACTCGGAGGGTCTCATGTGAAAACAGCTATGGCAGAATTACATAAACTAGAACTAGACAAAACGGACGAGCCAGATTTTGTGACTCTCACCGAGCTCTTATATGGTCGGCATTCAAGAG TTGTTTTTATTGGATCAACCCTGTTTGCTTTGCAACAGCTATCTGGTATAAATGCTGTTTTTTATTTCTCTTCTACCGTTTTCAAAAGTGCCGGAGTACCATCAGACATGGCCAACATATTTGTCGGAATCTCAAACCTCTTGG GGTCTCTAATCGCAATGGTGTTGATGGATAAAGTAGGAAGAAAGCTTCTTCTCCTTTGGAGTTTCATTGGCATG GCATTAGCAATGGCACTTCAAGTTGGTGCTACAAGTTCATACTTGCCGCATTTTTCGGCTCTGTGTTTATCAGTCGGTGGCACTCTTGT GTTTGTGCTAACATTCGCCCTAGGAGCTGGTCCAGTGCCAGGTTTACTCCTGCCTGAAATCTTCCCAAGCCGAATCAGAGCAAAAGCTTTGGCTCTCTGCTTGTCTGTGCATTGG GTCATAAATTTCTTCGTGGGTTTACTATTTCTGAAGCTGCTTGAGCAGCTTGGTCCTCGGCTACTATACTCGATGTTCTCAACGTTCTGTTTAATGGCGGTGATGTTCGTGAAGAGGAACGTGATCGAGACCAAAGGAAAAACACTTCAAGAGATTGAGATTTCTCTGCTAGCCAAACCATGA
- the LOC106300692 gene encoding LOW QUALITY PROTEIN: calmodulin-binding transcription activator 4-like (The sequence of the model RefSeq protein was modified relative to this genomic sequence to represent the inferred CDS: deleted 1 base in 1 codon), with protein sequence MQSEYDVSTLYQEAHTRWLKPPEVHFILLNHERYRLTDKPPHKPTSGSVLLYNKRVLKFFRKDGHQWKRKKDGRAIAEAHERLKVGNVEALQCYYAHGEHEPSFQRRIYWILDPEYEHIALVHYRDVSDGKEGKHSSGTVVQFSPNPSNLFSSPVSIGTQNASYSHLIGDSTDIHQHHSSTSPGVNSDVVFKSNGVETTPKGSGSSYEFETREALKRLEEQLSLGDDNNVVHNESLDGLQFLDFSTDVDHLVPPLATVHQRPESSSKLGRCYGGYVGGAQYNVSTVGSPLHSLNSLLSLECTEEINAQPAAGHQRAENNRLGRCYGGYIGAEYHSNNLMLVKNDSGGSGGSGDQKAESWKDVLEACEASIALNSEGSTPSSAKGLLTGMQEDSNLSYSNQADQATLLLPQELASSFELPTCYSELGALATNANNSRMELPFEQVMNQTVAYKQKFTIQDISPEWGYANETTKVIIIGSFLCDTTWSCMFGSTEVPFEIIKEGVIRCQAPPCGPGKVNLCITSGDGLSCSQIKEFEYREKPDDTSCPWSSRDELLLLVRLVQTLVSDSKSNLEPWSHILETILDGTATSSSTVDWLLQELLKDKLDVWLSSRPRQDEDQTSCCSLSKQEQGIIHMVAGLGFEWALHPILARGVGVDFRDINGWSALHWAARFGSEKLVAALIASGASAGAVTDPTAQDPAGKTAASIAASNGHKGLAGYLSEVALTDHLSSLTLEETESSKDTAHLQAEMTLNSISERSPHSLKDTLAAVRNAAQAVARIQAAFRAHSFRKRQQREAAMAAYFQEYGIYADIKGVSAMSKLASGNVKSYHSAALSIQKNYRRYKRRKEFLSLRQKVVKIQAHVRGYQIRKHYKVICWAVGILDKVVLRWRRKGAGLRGFRQDVEDSEEEDILKVFRKQKVDAAVNEAFSRVLSMANSPEARQQYHRVLKRYCQTKAELGKTDIRRGGDEDEDLFDLADMEDDSLFAL encoded by the exons ATGCAGTCCG AATACGATGTTAGTACTCTGTACCAAGAAGCGCATACTCGTTGGTTGAAACCTCCCGAGGTGCACTTCATTTTGCTGAATCATGAACGATATCGGCTAACAGATAAGCCACCTCATAAGCCTACAA GTGGATCGGTGTTGCTTTACAATAAAAGGGTTCTTAAGTTCTTCCGTAAAGATGGTCATCAATGGAAGAGAAAGAAGGATGGTAGGGCTATTGCCGAAGCTCACGAACGTCTTAAG GTGGGTAACGTGGAGGCTTTGCAATGTTACTATGCACATGGAGAGCATGAACCTTCTTTCCAGAGGCGTATCTACTGGATCCTAGACCC GGAATACGAACATATTGCCCTTGTTCATTACAGGGATGTGAGTGATGGAAAAGAG GGAAAACACTCTAGTGGAACCGTTGTGCAGTTTTCACCGAATCCTTCGAATCTCTTTTCAAGTCCAGTCTCCATTGGGACTCAGAATGCAAGCTACAGTCACCTCATTGGTGATTCTACCGACATACATCAGCACCATTCGTCTACTTCGCCGGGTGTTAACTCTGACGTTGTCTTTAAGAGTAACGGAGTTGAGACCACCCCGAAAGGCAGTGGAAGTTCTTATGAGTTTGAGACCAGGGAGGCTTTAAAGAGGCTTGAGGAACAACTTAGTCTTGGTGATGATAATAATGTTGTTCATAACGAAAGTTTGGATGGTCTCCAGTTTCTAGACTTTAGTACGGATGTTGATCACCTTGTTCCACCACTAGCGACTGTGCATCAGCGACCAGAGAGTAGCAGCAAACTAGGGAGATGCTACGGAGGGTATGTTGGAGGAGCCCAATATAATGTGAGTACTGTAGGTTCACCACTCCATAGTTTGAATAGTCTCCTATCTTTAGAGTGTACGGAGGAGATCAATGCTCAACCAGCAGCTGGACATCAGAGAGCAGAGAATAACAGGCTGGGGAGATGTTACGGAGGGTATATTGGAGCTGAATATCATTCCAACAATCTCATGCTCGTAAAGAATGATTCAG GTGGTAGTGGAGGGAGTGGTGATCAAAAGGCTGAATCCTGGAAAGATGTGCTGGAGGCATGTGAGGCTTCTATAGCTCTTAACTCTGAG GGAAGCACACCAAGTTCAGCTAAAGGATTGCTAACTGGAATGCAGGAAGATTCTAACTTGAGTTACAGCAACCAGGCTGACCAAG CTACATTGTTGTTGCCTCAAGAACTTGCTTCTTCTTTTGAACTTCCTACTTGTTATTCTGAGCTGGGAGCTCTAGCAACTAATGCCAACAACAGTAGAATGGAGTTGCCTTTCGAGCAAGTAATGAATCAGACAGTTGCATATAAGCAAAAGTTTACTATCCAGGACATATCACCAGAGTGGGGTTACGCTAATGAAACTACAAAG GTGATAATCATTGGATCATTTCTCTGTGATACAACATGGTCTTGCATGTTTGGGAGTACTGAAGTTCCTTTTGAGATCATTAAGGAAGGCGTTATACGGTGCCAAGCCCCTCCATGTGGCCCTGGCAAAGTGAATCTATGCATTACTTCTGGAGATGGACTCTCGTGTAGCCAAATAAAGGAGTTTGAGTATCGTGAGAAGCCTGATGACACGTCTTGCCCTTGGAGCAGTCGAGATGAGCTTTTGTTACTTGTAAGGCTTGTGCAAACACTTGTATCGGACAGTAAAAGTAACCTAGAGCCATGGAGCCATATCTTAGAAACGATCCTAGATGGCACTGCAACATCATCAAGTACTGTTGATTGGCTTCTACAAGAACTGCTTAAAGACAAGCTGGATGTGTGGCTGTCTTCAAGACCCCGCCAAGATGAAGATCAAACATCTTGTTGTTCTCTGTCAAAGCAAGAACAAGGCATTATTCATATGGTTGCGGGCCTTGGCTTCGAGTGGGCACTCCATCCAATTCTTGCTCGTGGAGTCGGTGTGGATTTTCGTGATATTAATGGATGGAGTGCTCTTCATTGGGCTGCACGTTTCGGGAG TGAAAAACTGGTGGCTGCCCTTATAGCATCAGGGGCATCAGCTGGAGCAGTGACTGATCCCACTGCCCAAGACCCAGCCGGTAAAACTGCAGCTTCAATAGCTGCCTCTAATGGCCACAAGGGTCTTGCAGGTTACTTATCAGAGGTGGCGTTAACAGACCATCTCTCCTCGCTCACACTCGAAGAAACCGAAAGTTCTAAAGACACTGCGCACTTACAAGCAGAGATGACTTTGAATTCCATCTCGGAACGAAGCCCACATTCACTGAAAGACACGCTGGCTGCAGTGAGAAACGCAGCTCAAGCAGTTGCGAGAATCCAAGCAGCATTTCGTGCACATTCGTTTAGAAAGCGACAGCAGAGAGAAGCAGCTATGGCTGCTTACTTTCAAGAGTATGGGATCTATGCAGATATCAAAGGGGTCTCGGCCATGTCTAAGCTAGCCTCTGGAAATGTAAAGAGCTACCATTCGGCAGCTTTATCTATTCAGAAGAATTACCGTCGCTATAAACGCCGAAAAGAGTTTCTTTCGCTTCGCCAGAAAGTTGTGAAGATACAG GCTCATGTTCGAGGTTACCAAATAAGGAAGCATTACAAGGTTATATGCTGGGCGGTAGGGATATTAGATAAGGTTGTACTGAGGTGGAGGAGAAAAGGAGCTGGGCTAAGAGGGTTCAGGCAAGACGTAGAAGACAGTGAAGAGGAAGATATTCTCAAGGTGTTTCGTAAGCAGAAAGTAGATGCTGCAGTGAACGAGGCTTTCTCACGTGTTCTGTCCATGGCTAACTCTCCAGAGGCTCGCCAGCAATACCACCGCGTGCTCAAGAGATACTGTCAGACAAAG GCTGAGCTTGGGAAGACAGACATTAGGAGA GGTGGTGATGAGGATGAAGATTTGTTTGACTTGGCTGATATGGAAGATGACAGTTTGTTTGCACTTTAG